From a region of the Rouxiella sp. S1S-2 genome:
- the murJ gene encoding murein biosynthesis integral membrane protein MurJ, which yields MRKAIVSLISGNLLSKVLGLIREVVVAALFGTGYVNGAYRVAQTGTLVPVNFLVSDSLTAFIPLYKKFSAENEDKGKLFFWSMQLVFLLFSILLTGAAIIFVGPWLSILAPGLDEKTRALSESMLIIMSLGIVLYLGSALINYVEMAHDDFLPMSMRPSIQNFGMLLGALFAYLINNPIYLAWGFTLSYGIFFGWVFSRGLRKGILGFPRKCELSVLKEVSASFWSTLKPLILLPFLYQGNIAIERAAATLISITAVSALDYAKFITETLLLVVSTPIALAGLANWGGLKPEIIKAKLVEAFTLLLLFSLPVSLFLGLHAKLLVTVLFARGKFDHNSIVVTANILQGMSIGLWANVISYVLIKALNTQFRNKAVMVLMTAGLLTNALFNIFFHNYFKALTLGLGYSLYGLITLGGCVYLLGIWSNVKNSVIYVLTFSALYASSSYLDIGLSNPLANLSLNSAIFIVFWSGVVYWVPSFRASMLSIIIKRRKVDV from the coding sequence GTGAGGAAGGCCATAGTCTCGTTAATAAGCGGTAATTTACTTTCCAAGGTGTTAGGACTGATAAGGGAAGTTGTTGTTGCTGCGCTTTTTGGTACCGGATATGTCAACGGAGCCTATCGGGTGGCGCAGACCGGCACATTGGTTCCGGTAAATTTTTTAGTCAGCGACAGCCTGACCGCATTTATCCCGCTCTATAAGAAATTTAGTGCGGAAAATGAAGATAAAGGAAAGTTGTTCTTCTGGTCGATGCAGCTCGTTTTCCTACTGTTCTCAATACTACTCACCGGTGCGGCAATTATTTTTGTTGGTCCTTGGTTAAGTATCCTGGCCCCTGGTTTGGATGAAAAAACCCGAGCACTGTCTGAAAGTATGTTGATTATCATGAGTCTTGGCATTGTGCTTTATTTGGGCTCGGCCTTGATAAACTATGTCGAAATGGCACATGACGATTTTCTGCCGATGTCGATGAGGCCGTCTATTCAAAATTTCGGCATGCTTCTGGGTGCGCTTTTTGCTTATCTCATTAACAACCCCATCTACTTGGCTTGGGGTTTTACCCTCAGCTATGGCATTTTTTTTGGCTGGGTGTTCTCTCGCGGCCTAAGAAAAGGGATATTGGGTTTCCCCCGAAAATGTGAACTGTCGGTATTGAAGGAAGTCAGTGCAAGCTTCTGGAGCACCTTGAAGCCGCTCATTTTATTGCCTTTTTTATATCAAGGTAATATCGCCATTGAGCGTGCAGCAGCGACATTAATTAGTATCACCGCCGTTTCTGCTCTGGATTATGCCAAATTTATTACCGAAACCCTGCTGTTGGTTGTTTCTACACCGATTGCATTGGCGGGTTTGGCAAATTGGGGGGGCTTAAAGCCCGAGATCATTAAAGCTAAGTTGGTTGAAGCTTTTACCTTACTTCTGCTCTTTTCTTTGCCCGTTTCGCTGTTCCTGGGACTGCATGCCAAACTGCTGGTTACCGTGTTGTTTGCCCGAGGAAAATTTGACCATAACTCAATCGTCGTGACAGCTAACATTCTGCAGGGCATGTCGATTGGCCTTTGGGCAAACGTTATCAGCTATGTCCTTATAAAAGCCTTGAATACTCAATTCAGGAATAAAGCCGTCATGGTATTGATGACAGCTGGATTACTCACTAATGCTTTATTTAATATTTTCTTTCATAACTATTTTAAGGCGTTAACGTTAGGGTTGGGATATTCGCTTTATGGATTGATAACGTTGGGCGGATGCGTATATTTACTCGGCATTTGGAGCAATGTTAAAAATAGTGTCATTTATGTCCTTACCTTTTCGGCGCTTTATGCTTCCTCAAGTTATTTAGACATTGGTCTGTCAAATCCCTTGGCGAACTTGTCATTAAATAGTGCTATTTTTATCGTTTTTTGGAGTGGAGTTGTTTATTGGGTTCCCTCTTTTAGGGCAAGCATGTTATCCATTATCATTAAACGGAGGAAGGTTGATGTTTAG
- a CDS encoding acyltransferase: MFRKIRLRFLISFVRCLFLMIKYGKDIKINPLRVYISFSAKIKITDGGTIEIRGGRDRVFLSKNTSIHCSGGTLTIGNGVFFNENNHLVCHSSMSIGDDCLFGQNVCFFDSDHQFGNLEKKIRDQGYSIKPVSVADNVWIGAGSIVTKGTSIGAHSVIGANSVVRGLLDGQSVYAGNPVKFVRNIHGNR, translated from the coding sequence ATGTTTAGAAAAATAAGACTGCGCTTCCTTATTTCATTTGTTAGATGTTTATTTTTAATGATTAAGTATGGTAAGGATATAAAAATAAATCCGCTAAGAGTATATATTTCTTTTAGTGCGAAAATAAAAATAACTGACGGTGGAACGATCGAAATTAGAGGGGGTCGCGACAGAGTCTTCCTGTCTAAAAACACCTCAATACACTGCTCAGGCGGAACATTAACTATCGGGAATGGTGTGTTTTTTAACGAAAATAATCATCTTGTTTGCCACTCTTCGATGTCGATTGGGGATGACTGCTTGTTTGGACAAAATGTTTGTTTTTTCGACTCAGATCATCAGTTTGGCAATTTAGAGAAGAAAATACGCGATCAGGGATACAGCATAAAACCCGTGAGTGTTGCCGATAATGTCTGGATAGGCGCCGGGTCAATTGTGACTAAAGGAACATCTATTGGTGCGCACAGTGTTATTGGTGCGAATTCTGTCGTTAGAGGTTTGTTGGACGGTCAAAGCGTATATGCGGGCAATCCGGTCAAATTCGTAAGGAACATTCATGGAAACCGATAA
- a CDS encoding DUF3053 domain-containing protein, translated as MENVAEIQTERKLIKQHALFNSSIIAILLSLIIAISGCGDKEPAQRKAFIEFIQTRLLVTQTLAVPQLSEEQIKSFGGYSKDYAVITDFHQQMDTELNASLAPVFSSMNSVTSVNALLEQRDRLQEMANNSAQLAEKIDVIKLQADARHDALKQPQDLKEVYDQAYNKVVSKPAALAEQVFTLLPQVLKQIVVKADFIKSQGKNVTISGSTLQFATQSQLDKYNAIQKKLVPLNAQLMELSRQMQQTVH; from the coding sequence ATGGAAAATGTCGCAGAAATACAGACTGAACGAAAATTAATAAAGCAGCATGCTCTTTTTAACTCGTCAATTATTGCAATACTTCTGTCCTTAATAATAGCAATAAGTGGCTGCGGTGATAAAGAACCGGCCCAGCGTAAAGCCTTTATTGAATTTATTCAGACCCGATTATTAGTCACTCAAACGTTAGCCGTCCCACAACTGTCTGAAGAACAGATAAAGTCATTTGGCGGATACAGTAAAGATTATGCGGTGATTACCGATTTCCACCAGCAAATGGATACTGAACTCAATGCGTCATTGGCGCCGGTATTTAGCAGTATGAATTCAGTGACGTCGGTAAATGCACTGCTGGAACAGCGGGACAGGTTACAAGAGATGGCGAATAACAGCGCCCAGTTGGCAGAAAAGATTGATGTAATAAAATTACAGGCCGATGCGCGGCACGATGCCTTAAAGCAGCCTCAGGACCTAAAAGAAGTGTATGACCAGGCCTATAACAAAGTCGTTTCAAAACCAGCGGCATTGGCGGAACAGGTGTTCACTCTACTGCCTCAGGTGTTAAAACAAATTGTTGTTAAGGCCGATTTCATTAAAAGTCAGGGTAAAAATGTGACGATTTCGGGCAGTACTTTGCAGTTCGCCACCCAGTCTCAATTGGATAAATACAACGCTATCCAGAAAAAACTGGTTCCGCTCAATGCACAGCTGATGGAACTCAGCAGGCAAATGCAGCAAACGGTGCACTAA
- a CDS encoding LuxR C-terminal-related transcriptional regulator, with the protein MKEIISKKLPYINGVIPFNQNDGVNISTKDYLIIDPSGSGFQKCYDFLKENEHIIDPERILIISSSVDMLMLELFFKKKFKFIEKKKSITCVVSALEKFIQLQHIASNDTPYDYNITKMEGKVLVMMMSGLSVMNISNILKLSVKTISVHKCNSLRKIGVDVSSSSALFFLQCHDVGNKNRQAIN; encoded by the coding sequence TTGAAAGAAATTATCTCTAAAAAACTGCCGTACATTAACGGCGTTATTCCTTTTAATCAGAATGACGGGGTGAATATATCAACCAAGGATTATCTAATTATAGATCCATCCGGGAGTGGTTTTCAAAAGTGCTATGACTTTTTAAAAGAAAATGAACATATTATCGATCCGGAAAGAATACTTATTATCTCTTCCTCGGTGGATATGTTGATGCTTGAACTTTTTTTCAAAAAGAAATTTAAGTTTATCGAGAAGAAAAAAAGCATAACATGCGTCGTGAGTGCGTTAGAAAAATTTATCCAGCTCCAACACATTGCCAGCAATGATACACCTTATGATTATAATATTACCAAAATGGAAGGTAAGGTGCTGGTGATGATGATGTCAGGATTGTCTGTCATGAATATCTCGAATATTTTAAAATTAAGTGTAAAAACAATCAGCGTTCATAAATGCAATTCATTAAGAAAAATTGGTGTTGATGTTAGCAGCAGCTCGGCATTGTTCTTTTTGCAATGCCACGATGTAGGTAATAAAAATCGCCAAGCTATAAATTGA
- a CDS encoding polysaccharide biosynthesis tyrosine autokinase, with protein sequence MSPALSQKKIVSSSHEISPGRLIGELVDNRRLIICLTAAITLLTLIYILFATPVYQADAVIQVEQKEGNAILESLNQMLPDSTPQSAPEISLLQSRMILGKTVSDLNLQTVVKQLYFPIFGPGWARMMGHAPGQLAISRLYLPADGSSVPKVIISIIDANHYLISGKTFKTKGRVGELVEDSNISIKVDKIDANPGDEFSVKYISEFDAIDNLQNNYSVSEQGKDSGMLSLVLTGTDSILLKRILDNITSNYLAQNIDRQAAHDAKSLDFLKVQLPKVRSDLDTAEDKLNQYRQQKDTIDLPMEAKTVLDQIVNVENQLNELTFREAEISQLYTKDHPTYKALLEKKQTLKEEKERLNSKVSTMPDTQQQVLRLSRDVESGRTVYMQLLNRQQELDIAKSSAIGNVRIIDIPLTRPKPVKPKKILLLAMAVVFGGIFAVGFVFVRLMLHKGINSSESLEEYGINVYANIPISEWHLSRLRSSSKYNDVKKTNISKATRGLLALENPADLAIEAIRNLRTSLHFAMIETDNNLIMISGASPGVGKTFISSNLAEVMSQIGRKVLLIDADMRRGNLHAIFAQDVGLGLSEILSGKAEFHEAVKIARGSNFDYISRGRIPTNPAELLMNRRLEDLLSWASKHYDYVIIDTPPILAVTEAAIIGQYVDTTLLVARFEENTAKQIEVCINRLAQTGVKVTGCILNGLEKKQGSYYTYGYDNYGIAYSSQKEA encoded by the coding sequence ATGTCGCCTGCGCTATCTCAAAAGAAAATAGTTTCAAGTTCTCATGAAATATCTCCAGGTCGTCTCATTGGCGAATTGGTGGATAATCGTCGATTGATTATCTGTCTTACAGCTGCTATTACGCTGTTGACCCTTATTTATATCCTTTTTGCTACGCCGGTTTATCAGGCTGATGCCGTGATCCAGGTAGAGCAAAAAGAAGGGAATGCCATTCTTGAAAGCCTTAATCAAATGCTGCCTGATTCAACGCCGCAGTCAGCGCCTGAAATTTCTCTGTTGCAGTCACGGATGATCTTAGGGAAAACCGTCAGTGACCTTAATTTGCAAACGGTTGTGAAGCAGCTGTATTTCCCGATATTTGGTCCTGGATGGGCACGAATGATGGGGCATGCACCGGGGCAACTGGCCATTAGCCGACTCTATTTGCCGGCAGACGGCAGCAGTGTGCCCAAGGTGATTATCAGCATTATTGATGCTAATCACTATCTCATCTCAGGTAAAACGTTTAAGACCAAGGGACGCGTGGGCGAGTTGGTGGAAGATAGCAATATATCCATCAAAGTCGATAAAATAGATGCCAACCCCGGTGATGAATTTAGCGTTAAATACATCAGTGAATTCGATGCTATTGATAACCTGCAAAATAACTACTCTGTCTCCGAGCAAGGTAAAGACAGTGGCATGCTTAGCCTGGTGTTGACCGGTACTGACAGTATACTTCTCAAGCGCATACTTGATAACATAACCAGTAATTACCTGGCGCAGAATATCGATCGCCAGGCCGCGCATGATGCCAAAAGCTTGGATTTTTTGAAAGTTCAGTTGCCTAAAGTCAGGAGCGACCTTGATACTGCTGAGGATAAGCTGAACCAGTATCGACAGCAGAAAGATACTATTGATCTTCCGATGGAAGCTAAAACGGTGCTCGACCAAATTGTTAACGTCGAAAACCAATTGAACGAATTGACCTTTAGAGAAGCTGAGATCTCTCAGCTTTACACCAAAGATCATCCAACTTACAAAGCACTTCTTGAAAAGAAACAGACGCTTAAAGAAGAAAAAGAACGTCTGAATAGCAAAGTTTCAACTATGCCTGATACTCAGCAGCAGGTACTGCGACTCAGTCGAGATGTTGAATCGGGACGGACTGTTTATATGCAGTTGCTCAACAGGCAGCAAGAGCTGGATATCGCTAAATCCAGCGCCATTGGAAACGTCAGAATCATTGATATCCCTTTGACTCGACCCAAGCCGGTTAAACCCAAAAAGATATTATTACTCGCTATGGCCGTGGTTTTTGGCGGTATTTTTGCGGTCGGATTCGTCTTTGTCCGTCTAATGCTGCATAAAGGGATTAACTCTTCCGAGAGTCTGGAAGAGTACGGCATCAATGTTTATGCAAATATTCCTATTTCAGAATGGCATTTGAGCAGACTGCGTTCCTCGTCTAAGTACAACGACGTGAAAAAAACCAATATCAGTAAAGCTACGCGCGGTTTACTGGCACTGGAAAATCCTGCTGATTTAGCGATAGAAGCCATCAGGAATCTACGCACCAGCCTTCACTTTGCTATGATTGAAACGGACAATAATCTAATAATGATTTCGGGAGCCAGTCCGGGAGTGGGTAAAACATTTATCAGCTCAAACTTGGCGGAAGTTATGTCGCAAATTGGTAGAAAAGTTTTATTGATTGACGCCGATATGCGCCGAGGAAACTTGCATGCCATATTCGCTCAGGATGTTGGTTTGGGACTTTCTGAAATTCTATCGGGCAAAGCCGAGTTCCATGAGGCAGTTAAGATTGCTCGTGGATCGAATTTCGATTATATATCGCGAGGCCGGATCCCGACTAATCCCGCCGAACTATTAATGAATCGTCGTTTAGAAGACTTGCTGTCTTGGGCATCCAAGCACTATGACTACGTTATTATTGATACACCACCGATTCTGGCGGTCACAGAGGCTGCTATTATTGGTCAATACGTAGATACCACACTGCTGGTTGCCAGATTTGAGGAAAATACTGCGAAACAGATTGAAGTGTGCATCAACCGACTCGCGCAAACTGGTGTCAAGGTGACTGGCTGTATATTGAATGGCTTAGAAAAAAAACAGGGTAGTTATTATACCTACGGCTATGACAACTATGGTATAGCCTATTCAAGCCAGAAAGAGGCCTGA
- a CDS encoding glycosyltransferase family 4 protein, translating to MNNVVMFTRSLPMHGLGGMEVVAWDIAKGLRDEGCNIKVVTTCTAEFTGQHTIDGIDIYFIENIKIGKYSAKWWRESKRIFDQYFAHHCDTVFSVSSGAYGIINHRRAYPGTQFLIQVHGTAWGEFVSKIKTRTLRGFLTSPKNLMWLCRDLLTYNQFDYIVGIGQQVCADFKKWPYSRIIKLDKTRLISNGIDVELFKDSCENTEKIKNKYHIPVNKKVILTACRLHPQKGVYNCIQALNLLKNKQDFVYLIAGDGSDEARLKALVQTLNAQDYIKFIGAKTRDELAEIASVSDIFLFLTDRIEGLPLNILEAAAVGLPIVLAEQVQLFPSSNIHLINPRDYATAAAKIASLLSELPREKVSYIPAEYTLSYAANKYKRLLTLE from the coding sequence ATGAATAACGTTGTGATGTTCACCCGCTCTCTACCTATGCATGGGTTAGGCGGCATGGAAGTCGTAGCCTGGGATATTGCCAAGGGATTACGCGATGAGGGCTGTAATATTAAGGTGGTCACCACCTGTACAGCGGAATTTACAGGCCAGCATACGATTGATGGAATTGATATCTATTTTATCGAGAATATAAAAATTGGTAAATACTCTGCGAAGTGGTGGCGAGAGTCTAAACGTATTTTTGATCAATACTTCGCCCATCATTGCGACACGGTGTTTAGTGTGAGCTCGGGTGCCTACGGTATTATTAATCATCGACGTGCATACCCAGGTACTCAATTTTTAATTCAGGTTCACGGAACCGCGTGGGGAGAATTTGTTTCAAAAATTAAGACCCGAACGCTGCGTGGGTTTTTGACCTCACCTAAAAATCTAATGTGGTTGTGTCGTGATCTCTTAACTTATAATCAGTTTGATTATATTGTCGGTATTGGACAACAGGTCTGTGCGGATTTTAAAAAATGGCCTTACTCTCGTATAATAAAATTGGATAAAACCCGGTTAATTAGCAATGGGATTGATGTGGAATTATTCAAAGACTCTTGTGAAAATACTGAAAAAATAAAAAATAAATACCATATCCCCGTTAACAAGAAAGTTATCCTGACCGCCTGTCGACTCCATCCACAAAAAGGCGTATATAACTGCATTCAGGCATTGAACTTGCTAAAGAACAAGCAAGATTTTGTCTATCTGATTGCCGGTGATGGCAGCGATGAAGCAAGATTGAAGGCTTTGGTACAAACCTTGAATGCCCAGGATTATATCAAATTTATTGGCGCTAAAACGCGCGACGAGCTTGCCGAGATTGCGTCAGTCAGTGATATTTTTTTGTTTCTTACCGACCGTATAGAAGGCCTGCCGCTAAATATTCTTGAAGCAGCGGCAGTGGGATTACCTATTGTGCTCGCTGAGCAGGTGCAACTTTTTCCATCAAGTAATATTCATCTCATTAATCCAAGAGATTATGCGACGGCTGCGGCTAAAATTGCCTCTTTACTTTCCGAGTTGCCGCGTGAAAAAGTAAGCTATATTCCGGCCGAATACACATTAAGTTATGCTGCTAATAAATATAAGCGCCTTCTAACGTTAGAATGA
- a CDS encoding glycosyltransferase, which produces METDNKEIVLLSTADWDNPFWTNKQHVAVEFARRGYKVLYIDSLGLRAPSLNKKDFGRIVKKLVKVVRPPKKVQENIWVWSPVTLPWNAYRPVRFFNKFYLSSCVKLWSKLLGFKKPWLWTYNPLTTEFLKPDNFSKTIYHCVDEIKAQPGMPIDILEREEKTLLKCADIVFVTAPQLKESRLQWNDNIHYFSNVADFLHFNKALTEDYPIPDDIKDIKAPILGFVGAVSAYKINMALLCYLAKSRPEYNIVIIGEVGEGDPSTKIHLLKEFKNIHLLGPRSYSILPQYLKHFDVALLPNNLNEYTDNMFPMKFFEYLAAGKPIVSVDLSSIKEFQHIVKIGHSSEEFVQAVDQVLKGDVASLDDRLLLAKEYTYENRTAKMLDMID; this is translated from the coding sequence ATGGAAACCGATAATAAAGAGATCGTTTTGTTGTCGACCGCTGATTGGGATAATCCGTTTTGGACTAACAAGCAGCACGTTGCCGTTGAGTTTGCTCGCAGGGGATATAAAGTTCTCTATATCGATTCTCTAGGCCTGAGGGCGCCAAGCTTAAATAAGAAAGATTTTGGCCGCATAGTAAAGAAGCTGGTTAAAGTTGTGCGACCACCAAAAAAAGTGCAGGAAAATATCTGGGTCTGGTCTCCCGTGACGCTTCCCTGGAACGCCTATCGTCCAGTTCGATTCTTCAATAAATTTTATCTCAGCTCGTGTGTGAAACTGTGGAGTAAATTACTGGGCTTCAAAAAGCCCTGGCTGTGGACTTATAATCCACTTACTACGGAGTTTCTAAAGCCGGATAATTTCTCTAAAACGATTTATCACTGTGTCGACGAGATTAAGGCTCAGCCGGGAATGCCTATCGATATTCTTGAGCGTGAAGAAAAAACGCTGCTTAAATGTGCTGATATTGTTTTTGTGACAGCACCGCAACTGAAGGAATCTCGTCTGCAATGGAATGATAATATCCATTATTTTTCCAACGTAGCTGATTTTTTACACTTTAATAAAGCACTGACTGAAGATTATCCAATACCTGATGATATCAAGGATATTAAAGCCCCCATTTTAGGCTTTGTTGGAGCCGTGAGTGCTTATAAAATAAACATGGCGCTATTGTGTTATCTCGCCAAATCAAGGCCTGAATATAATATCGTGATAATCGGTGAAGTGGGGGAGGGCGATCCTTCGACAAAGATCCATCTATTAAAAGAGTTTAAAAATATTCATCTTTTGGGACCAAGATCCTACTCCATTTTGCCGCAATACCTGAAGCATTTTGATGTTGCACTTTTACCTAATAATCTAAATGAATACACTGACAATATGTTTCCAATGAAATTTTTTGAGTATTTGGCTGCGGGTAAGCCTATTGTTAGCGTTGATCTTTCTTCTATCAAAGAGTTTCAGCATATTGTGAAAATAGGGCACAGTTCCGAGGAGTTTGTACAAGCGGTTGATCAGGTCTTAAAAGGAGATGTCGCTTCTTTAGATGATCGTTTGCTATTAGCGAAGGAATATACCTATGAAAACCGCACGGCCAAGATGTTGGATATGATTGATTGA